A genomic region of uncultured Paludibaculum sp. contains the following coding sequences:
- a CDS encoding ABC transporter permease: MIWLRKLFFRNRAEQELEKELQFHLDQTVADLVARGHDPREAQRLARIAMGGQEQVKEACRDARGTRWLEDLIQDAAYALRTLRKRPEFAMVALLSIAVTVGVTSVVFAAVKAVVLDPLPYTRPQELVQIATDHRNATRSSGDWVFWNDALAITQRARTLRSVGVFGNAVFDLSGDPLTPPQALYGVRISATLFPTLGVSPMLGRNILPEEDQPGHANVIILSHGLWRRRFHSDPEIVGRTVTVNARSCLVIGIMPPGFDFPLRRTAARTPAPYVEFWAPLQVNPASAPSGALGMVARLRPGISIDQAQAEIDSISAALALETPATNRDRTHRLDSLRERTTGTAGRSLWFLMAAAVMFLLIGCVNVANLLLARGFARQREVAVRMAIGAGRARIIRQLLTESLVLAALGGIGGFAIAASTWRLLPAVVPASIPRLASAHADAPVLLFALAAAVITGLLFGIVPAFRSVGSAVGAGPFGTRSAVSGRHDHFRSALVVAEIAITIVLAIVGGQFGGRFLELWRTDPGFNIEHTFAAVVLPAHERYGTPHLRAGVYSRLLDAVRRIPGVVNAGTVDALPFSGENHGGFISAHATAPFEPANQLLAEIDVVGGDYLQALGVRLSAGRWFRQDEVDARSDTAVVDEEVARRLWPEASAVGRPLCVYCTPERPNNWKRVIGVVSSMRHSSLEGTVHHNVYLSGGALEEAAFLVVRTNGRQETMDEEIRSAVASVDPNQPVLLSTSMRSLVQDSLAGRRFILTILALTGCLALLMSAAGVYGVSAYLTSRRTQEIGIRMALGATPANVHALIFRQGTVAVLVGFLLGFVGGALLLRILRGMMEGFESGSLGVASCVAAVVMVSAMAACWIPARRAMNIEPVSALRME; the protein is encoded by the coding sequence TCTGATTCAGGATGCCGCCTATGCTTTGCGAACCCTGCGCAAGCGGCCGGAGTTCGCCATGGTGGCCCTGCTCTCCATTGCCGTCACCGTCGGCGTCACCTCCGTCGTCTTCGCCGCTGTGAAAGCGGTTGTTCTCGACCCCCTCCCGTATACACGCCCCCAGGAGCTGGTCCAGATCGCCACCGATCATAGAAACGCGACACGCTCCAGCGGGGACTGGGTCTTCTGGAACGATGCGCTGGCAATCACGCAACGTGCCCGGACTCTGCGGTCCGTGGGCGTCTTCGGCAACGCCGTCTTCGATCTGTCGGGCGACCCGCTCACTCCGCCCCAGGCCCTATACGGCGTCCGGATCTCCGCAACACTCTTCCCAACGCTTGGCGTCTCGCCGATGCTCGGGCGCAACATTCTGCCCGAGGAGGATCAGCCCGGTCACGCCAATGTGATCATCCTGAGCCACGGTCTCTGGCGCCGGCGCTTTCATTCCGACCCGGAGATCGTGGGCCGCACGGTGACTGTCAACGCGCGAAGCTGCCTCGTGATCGGTATCATGCCTCCGGGTTTCGACTTCCCCCTCCGCAGGACAGCAGCGCGCACCCCTGCCCCTTATGTGGAGTTCTGGGCGCCCTTGCAGGTCAATCCGGCTTCTGCTCCTTCCGGGGCACTCGGGATGGTGGCAAGACTGCGGCCGGGCATCAGCATCGACCAGGCCCAGGCGGAGATCGATTCGATCAGCGCTGCTCTGGCCCTGGAGACGCCGGCCACCAATCGGGACCGGACCCACCGACTGGATTCCTTACGTGAGCGGACGACTGGAACTGCCGGGCGATCGCTCTGGTTCCTCATGGCGGCGGCCGTGATGTTTCTGCTCATCGGATGTGTGAACGTGGCCAACCTGCTTCTGGCCCGTGGGTTTGCCAGGCAACGCGAGGTTGCCGTGCGAATGGCTATTGGCGCCGGCCGTGCCCGCATTATCCGTCAGTTGCTGACCGAGAGCCTGGTGCTGGCAGCCCTAGGGGGCATCGGCGGCTTTGCCATCGCGGCCTCGACTTGGAGACTCCTTCCGGCCGTTGTGCCGGCGAGTATCCCCAGACTTGCCAGTGCACACGCTGACGCGCCGGTCCTCCTGTTCGCCCTGGCCGCCGCCGTCATCACGGGGCTGCTCTTTGGGATCGTGCCCGCGTTTCGATCCGTGGGTTCGGCCGTGGGAGCCGGGCCCTTCGGCACGCGTTCGGCCGTCTCCGGGCGACACGACCACTTTCGCTCGGCGCTTGTCGTGGCCGAGATTGCCATTACGATCGTGCTTGCCATTGTGGGCGGGCAGTTCGGCGGACGCTTCCTGGAGCTGTGGCGCACTGATCCAGGCTTCAACATCGAGCACACTTTTGCGGCGGTCGTACTGCCGGCACATGAGCGCTACGGCACACCGCATCTGCGGGCTGGGGTCTACAGCCGACTCCTCGACGCGGTGCGCCGCATCCCGGGCGTGGTGAATGCCGGCACGGTCGACGCACTCCCTTTCAGCGGCGAGAATCACGGCGGCTTCATCAGCGCGCATGCCACCGCTCCGTTCGAACCCGCCAACCAACTCCTGGCCGAGATTGATGTGGTTGGAGGCGACTACCTGCAAGCCTTGGGTGTTCGCCTGTCGGCCGGGCGTTGGTTCCGGCAAGACGAAGTCGATGCCCGCAGCGATACCGCGGTCGTCGATGAGGAGGTGGCCCGGCGCCTTTGGCCTGAGGCCAGCGCTGTTGGACGTCCCCTATGTGTCTACTGCACGCCGGAGCGGCCCAACAATTGGAAGCGGGTCATTGGCGTTGTCTCCAGCATGCGGCACTCTTCGCTGGAGGGCACCGTCCACCACAATGTCTATCTCTCCGGCGGCGCGCTGGAGGAGGCGGCCTTTCTTGTGGTCAGAACCAACGGGCGTCAGGAGACCATGGACGAGGAGATCCGCTCCGCCGTCGCCTCAGTCGATCCCAATCAACCGGTGCTGCTCAGCACCTCGATGCGATCGCTCGTCCAGGATTCACTGGCTGGCCGCCGCTTTATCCTGACGATTCTGGCGCTGACCGGGTGCCTCGCCTTGCTCATGTCCGCGGCCGGCGTCTACGGCGTGTCCGCTTATCTGACGTCCCGACGGACCCAGGAGATCGGCATCCGCATGGCTCTGGGCGCAACGCCGGCCAACGTGCATGCCCTCATCTTCCGTCAGGGGACTGTTGCGGTGCTCGTCGGGTTCCTACTGGGGTTTGTCGGCGGCGCGCTGCTGTTACGCATTCTGCGCGGCATGATGGAAGGGTTCGAATCCGGGAGTCTGGGGGTGGCTTCGTGTGTCGCGGCCGTGGTCATGGTCTCGGCGATGGCTGCCTGTTGGATCCCGGCGCGCCGGGCGATGAACATTGAGCCGGTGTCCGCCTTGCGGATGGAGTAG